A single region of the Hyphomicrobiales bacterium genome encodes:
- a CDS encoding conserved hypothetical protein (Evidence 4 : Unknown function but conserved in other organisms) has translation MRQQPTPDSPRKGTERKETTRAIEDKLDQSLEDSFPASDPPSMTRAPADKSSTKYPPPTGANRKTPAQTPPKRH, from the coding sequence ATGCGTCAGCAACCAACCCCTGACTCCCCCCGGAAGGGGACGGAGCGCAAGGAAACGACTCGCGCCATTGAGGACAAGCTGGATCAAAGTCTTGAGGATAGTTTTCCCGCGAGCGATCCGCCAAGTATGACGCGGGCTCCTGCCGATAAATCGTCGACCAAATATCCGCCGCCAACCGGTGCCAACCGTAAGACACCAGCGCAAACCCCGCCGAAACGGCACTGA
- the omp gene encoding 31 kDa outer-membrane immunogenic protein: MKGATFLAAVAASAVIASAGLATGALAADLPSRTVAPIAPIAPIVPIFTWTGFYVGVNAGYGWNTNNNNNNVVYVPGSGYVGTGSSGSDGGFVGGGQIGYNYQFGQFVAGVEADIQYADMKSNNNNGGFYAGTGYVGSQSNGVDWFGTVRARLGFAIDRALIYGTGGFAYGGGNNNGYYYNGLYAKNGDSTRTGWTLGAGVEYAFTDNITARIEGLYVNLGKSGNNAYVYNAAAFGGSNRKDTEFGVVRAGLNYKFSSF, encoded by the coding sequence ATGAAAGGCGCCACTTTTCTCGCAGCAGTCGCGGCATCCGCGGTCATAGCGAGCGCTGGGCTTGCAACTGGGGCTCTCGCTGCCGATCTACCCTCTCGCACGGTGGCCCCGATAGCCCCCATTGCGCCCATCGTGCCGATATTCACTTGGACCGGCTTCTATGTCGGTGTGAACGCCGGTTACGGCTGGAACACGAATAACAACAACAACAACGTTGTCTATGTCCCGGGCTCCGGCTACGTCGGCACCGGCAGCAGCGGCAGCGATGGTGGCTTCGTCGGTGGTGGTCAGATCGGCTACAACTATCAGTTCGGTCAGTTCGTTGCGGGCGTCGAAGCTGATATCCAGTACGCTGATATGAAGTCGAACAACAACAACGGCGGCTTCTATGCCGGCACCGGCTACGTCGGTTCGCAGAGCAACGGCGTCGATTGGTTCGGCACCGTGCGCGCACGTCTCGGCTTCGCCATTGACCGTGCGTTGATCTACGGTACCGGTGGTTTCGCCTACGGCGGCGGAAACAACAACGGCTACTACTACAACGGCCTGTACGCCAAGAACGGCGACAGCACCCGCACGGGCTGGACGCTCGGCGCTGGTGTTGAATATGCCTTCACCGACAACATCACGGCCCGCATCGAGGGCCTCTATGTGAACCTCGGCAAGAGCGGCAACAACGCCTACGTGTACAACGCAGCCGCCTTCGGGGGCAGCAATCGCAAGGACACGGAGTTCGGCGTGGTTCGCGCTGGTCTGAACTACAAGTTCTCGAGCTTCTGA
- a CDS encoding Protein YicC, giving the protein MTIASMTGFSRETGVSGPFRWAWEIRSVNGRGLDMRLKTPMGYEAFGEEARLALTKAVTRGTCHVGLVISKVEAEPTIRINEAALAAVLAAIGRVDLPDGIRPASLDGLLTIRGVIEASVEDDAPEVQEALEADLKAGLARAVAGLAAARSREGVALSAVLNEQLDRIGASAAAAEANPARQPEAVRARLAEQVALLLDASQALDAARLHQEAALLAAKADIREELDRLMAHVAAARALLVEGGACGRKLDFLAQEFGREANTLCAKANDVSLTTIGLDLKATIDQFREQSQNVE; this is encoded by the coding sequence ATGACAATTGCGAGCATGACCGGGTTTTCCCGTGAGACAGGCGTCAGCGGGCCGTTTCGCTGGGCGTGGGAAATCCGCAGTGTCAATGGGCGCGGCCTCGATATGCGCCTCAAGACACCGATGGGCTATGAAGCGTTTGGTGAGGAGGCGCGCCTGGCACTGACCAAGGCCGTGACGCGTGGTACTTGCCATGTCGGCCTCGTTATCAGCAAGGTTGAGGCCGAACCGACCATCCGGATCAACGAAGCGGCGCTTGCTGCCGTGCTCGCCGCCATCGGCCGTGTGGACCTGCCCGACGGTATTCGCCCGGCTTCGCTCGACGGGCTTCTGACGATTCGGGGTGTTATCGAGGCGAGCGTCGAAGATGATGCTCCCGAGGTTCAGGAAGCGCTGGAGGCCGATCTCAAGGCGGGACTCGCCCGGGCTGTCGCCGGCCTTGCCGCCGCCAGGTCGCGGGAGGGGGTTGCGCTCTCCGCGGTTCTCAATGAGCAGCTTGATCGAATCGGCGCGTCGGCTGCGGCCGCAGAGGCCAACCCGGCGCGGCAGCCGGAGGCTGTCCGCGCCCGCCTGGCTGAGCAGGTCGCGCTTCTGCTTGATGCGTCCCAGGCTCTTGATGCCGCGCGTCTGCACCAGGAAGCGGCATTGCTCGCAGCCAAGGCGGATATTCGCGAGGAACTGGATCGTCTGATGGCCCATGTCGCGGCGGCTCGCGCCCTGCTTGTCGAGGGAGGGGCCTGCGGGCGCAAGCTCGATTTTCTCGCCCAGGAGTTCGGGCGCGAGGCGAACACCCTGTGCGCGAAGGCCAATGACGTGTCGCTCACGACGATTGGGCTTGATCTCAAGGCGACAATCGATCAGTTCCGTGAGCAGTCCCAGAACGTCGAGTAG
- the gmk gene encoding guanylate kinase, translating into MAPADISRRGLMLILSSPSGAGKTTLTRTLIEQKELELQLSISVTTRARRPSEVGDVHYHFIEKDQFIFRRDRGDLLEWAEVHGNFYGTPRQPVEKALSEGHDMVFDIDWQGTQQIVEKMRDDVVTVFILPPSFAELRNRLDRRAEDAADVIAKRLENARAEIERWEAYDYVLINDDLNQAFKQLVAILTAERLKRQRRTGLPAYVESLLGER; encoded by the coding sequence ATGGCTCCCGCTGATATTTCCCGCCGTGGTTTGATGCTCATTCTGTCGTCGCCGTCCGGTGCCGGCAAGACGACGCTGACCCGCACCCTGATCGAGCAGAAAGAGCTTGAGCTGCAATTGTCGATCTCCGTGACGACCCGTGCGCGGCGTCCGTCGGAGGTGGGCGACGTCCACTATCACTTCATCGAGAAAGACCAGTTCATATTCCGGCGCGATCGAGGCGACCTGCTCGAATGGGCCGAAGTTCATGGCAATTTCTACGGAACGCCGCGGCAACCGGTCGAAAAGGCCCTTTCCGAGGGACACGACATGGTGTTCGACATCGATTGGCAGGGGACCCAGCAGATCGTCGAGAAGATGCGCGACGATGTGGTGACGGTGTTCATCCTGCCGCCGTCCTTCGCCGAACTGCGCAATCGCCTGGACCGTCGCGCCGAGGATGCAGCGGATGTGATCGCCAAGCGTCTGGAAAACGCCCGCGCTGAAATTGAGCGGTGGGAAGCGTACGACTACGTCCTGATTAACGACGATCTCAATCAGGCCTTCAAGCAGCTTGTCGCTATTCTGACCGCTGAGCGCCTGAAGCGCCAGCGTCGCACGGGCCTGCCGGCCTATGTGGAAAGTCTGCTCGGTGAGCGTTGA